CGAGATATCTCACTCGAAATACGGCGTCAGAGACATGATCCTGTCGTATAATGGATCTAATCACTGTCTCATAACATTATCTCGCTGCAAATATAACTCACTGCTCACTCCCTCTAGTCTACTCTCATTTTCGCTGATTGCTTTCCATATATTTTCCTCATCTTCACATACTTCCCTACTTTACATACTATCTTggaataatattttaatatcatcattgaatACCACTTTTCCACTCTCCATCACTCTCTATTCTGTAAACACCtacttttctcttttccaatattaACATTTACGCCAATCCGAAACgatatttcttcaactttaCTTCGTCTTTTCCTGaaatattaaaataaaaatcagGAACCCACTGACTAAACTATTACACACACGATACATCCATATATAAATGACAAACTTGCCCTATTTCCTCTGAACTAATGGGAAAACTATTATTTTACTATCTCTACTATCAACTTATTCTATATTCGAATAATCGTCTTTCTCTCGACTGATGATCCTGCATCATACATCCACATAAACTGTCCACACTCGACAGATTACGAAACATCTATTCCCATTTTACTACCGTCTACACTCATCGAGACACTCTCTTATATCTTCTCACCGTAAAACCTCGCACAATCGCTCTTCTTATAACTCCCCGAACAAACTCGCATtccaatttcattttcttttcccaGCGCGACGGAGAAAACTGATtctcattgaatttatttttgagaAAACCTCGCTCACAGGATTCTCCTTACTTTTCGCCCAGATTTTCACAGTGAGAGAATACCGTACAGACAACACTTGAAAGATCTCGTGCGACCATTTCTGAGGAAACTTCTTTAATACTAATCTTTCAACCTTCTCACCTCAATACAATAATCAACACACACACTTTCTATCCAAAATACATTTAATTATTCCTGAACTACTCACCCGCtcccttttcaatatcacttaCCTCTACATATTACACTTCCCTCTGCCATTCTTCTCTTCgcctttttctctttcgaCTATTTTCTCGCGCAAACAGACCTCTCGAAATCTGCGCTTGATctcagaagaaaaaatctcaaATCTTCCCCCGCTCTGCGAGATCGTCTCGGCCAACTTTCCCCTGCGTAACTGTCTGAAACAACAAGactgaaaatgatcattTTGACATGACAATTTCCATTCCACGTACATCTGAACCCACAAAATACAATGAAATCTACCTCATTTCATCACACTACATATATCTACAAACCATGATCATAGAACACTCTGCTATACACCATCTTTTCTATCTTATCACCGTCAACACTCTTACTCTGACCACCTCGCTCCCCCACCCATTTTATACCTCTGCTTATCTCTTTTTCACTGTCACAGTCTGCATACTTATCATTTCAATCCACCTTCTTAAATACTACaaataaatcaactttATCAATCATAAACTGAAACAGGAATAACTTTACTTGACTTATATGtaattgataaatgaaCTCAAATGTCATTAATAATCATCTCTGACACTTCGGAAACTAACCATCCCATAAGCAATATCCTCATCGATAGATATCAACTAATCATTATTTCTACTTCCGAACATCCCTGtatcaataaatatcaattacGGAATCCTCCAAACCTTTAAATTCCCCTCCTTCAACTTTGATTCTGATNNNNNNNNNNNNNNNNNNNNNNNNNNNNNNNNNNNNNNNNNNNNNNNNNNNNNNNNNNNNNNNNNNNNNNNNNNNNNNNNNNNNNNNNNNNNNNNNNNNNNNNNNNNNNNNNNNNNNNNNNNNNNNNNNNNNNNNNNNNNNNNNNNNNNNNNNNNNNNNNNNNNNNNNNNNNNNNNNNNNNNNNNNNNNNNNNNNNNNNNNNNNNNNNNNNNNNNNNNNNNNNNNNNNNNNTCTTTTTTCTACTGTCACAGTCTCTATACTTATCATTTCTATCTACCTTCTTAAATACTCaaataaatcaactttATCAATCATAAACTGAAACAGGAATAACTTTACTTgacttatatataattgataaatgaaCTCAAATGTCATTAATAATCATCTCTGACACTTCGGAAACTAACCATCCCATAAGCAATATCCTCATCGATAGATATCAACTAATCATTATTTCTACTTCCGAACATCCCTGtatcaataaatatcaattacGGAATCCTCCAAACCTTTAAATTCCCCTCCTTCAACTTTGATTCTGATTAAATCACAAATTCAGAGAAAACCATCTGTCAATATCTATCGCCAACGACATTCcgttaaatttattattgaactcTTTTCCTTCTGATATTCAACTTGATAGAACCTCTATCATTCTGAacatttcaacaatttcttcattatcaaaacCCTCTGTCCCATTTTTATCTACTCACTTTACCCATTCGTAAATGAATGAATTCTTCGAACAACTTTGAACAGGCCACTTATGAACTCCGAATATTCTTATCATAACACAACACATCTACCAGAAACTCACGCTGTCATTCTTGTCAAATACCCTTTTCAATCGAACAGGATACAACAGGAGATCACCACTATTTtaacaaaagaaacattttaATAAACCTAGCCTATCCACTCCAAGATGACAGATCTCAATCCTATTGACAACCAGTTTCTCTAATATATTCCCTCATATCATACAATGACATGACGCTAATATGacttgaaattatttcGACGTTTCTAATTTACAGATATGACACATACGTCAACTCATTCTATATCGGATATATCTAACTAACTCACCATCAATTCAGaatatctttatcattGATGGATATGAACATAATTAATCTGGAGACTCTTCGTTAACAACTTCTGAAAGAAcactttcaaaatctgaGAACATTAATCGTAAATATTTCCCTATATCTTTAATCTTAGTAACATTCGTTCAGACATTAACAGCGAATAAATCACTTCATTCAacattaaatatattttactAATCCACCATCTATTTGGAATAACCTTATCATTGATTaatatgaatataattACTTGGGGAAGCCAACTATTATCTCCAACAACATAACTTCTGAAATGAGGTTTTCATAACTTGGACAGAtgaattttaaatattctcCTTCTTATCAATAGAACCCTCTTTCAACAAACTTTCCCTCTCAGAAATGAATGTCATTGTACTATCGCGTGACACTCCACTTCACATCACTAATAGATAATACTCATTTAATCAATAGAGACTTGTACCAGTcacaataaaaataatcacTCCTTGACACCTAGGAAGGTCCTGGTAAATCCAtggatcattttcaatggtagAATTATCCAATATTCGAATACTCTATCGTCTAAATTTGGGACATCCATTCTATGCCAGTTTAACCACTTACTGTACTCATCTAATGACATAACATATTATGATCAAACTTTCcaattttcatcaacaacATTACTTCGAAAGAACAACGATATAACTTGGAACCACAGACTCAATAACTGTGATCttgatataataaatttacgAAAGCCTTTCTCTGTCATTCTTGTCATTCCCGTCAAATAACCCATATTTTATCTAACTGAAGAGAATATGAAGCTATTACTATTCATAACATGGGGAGAACGCCTTCGTATTTGACCTGTTTTACTCATCTCAAAGAATGATCGAGCTAAATTCTAATCACAGCCTTCACAGACATTCTgtctaatttctttcaataacaataacgatatcatcatttaattATGACATACACAACGTTCAACATTCTTATTCTCAAAACTAACATTAATATcactttcaaatcaatcTGTGACGTAACCCTATTATTGAACACACGATCGCATTCCACCAATGATAATTTACTAACTCAGCATCTAGTTGAAATAGCTTTATCTTTGATTGTCAGGGAACATAAATACtcgaagaattcaattatttttctaataacaTGATAACTTCTTAAATGACAGTCTCGAACCCTGGAAAGATGAACCTTaaacatatttttcatcacTAACGTCATTCATAATAAGCGTTCTGAAGACTTCACCAACAGGCAACGTTCATTCCagcatcttttttttgaataatagGAATAGGCAATTCATCTTATCGTCTTCGTCCTTCCAGATACAAACGTTATCCAGCTTAATGAATACAAACCAGTGTCAACACTATCGTTGAGAATAAATACAtccattcaattctaaCCTATACTTTACGAAAGACTATTGAAAACCAGCCTCGTCAATGCGCAATCTCAAATTCTGATCAAGCCAAATACAGAGATCAATTACCAACGAAGCTTCATGGCTACTTCTTATCGACATCTCGTCACTATTTCAACATCATTACTCAATTGCCAAAAGACTTCCCTAGCAcatattcaagaaattgactAAAAAACTTGATTTTGACTCCTCTAGATTTGACAATTTTGTGAACTACATCACCTAACACCAACGTTTTAGATCTGTGCATACTTATTGTACTAATATCATCAACTTtttactttgaaatattcctAAGATCTCTGACATTGTCTTCTCGTTTTATCAATCCAAAAGGGCGCCATTATATAGGGATAATTGAAATCAGGGAAGTTCACCAACGTAACCACTTGCTACTAATACAGCttatctttatcaaaaatctgTCAATTCGCTATTTTGGGCCTCTCCATCCACTCTTCTTCCccttatcaaattgattgTACATTTGAGATCGATTGAATTGACGTCAAATCAGTGTAAACCGACTCTATAACCATGACTACTATCAAGTGACCATCAAAGAATATGAATACTCAACTCTTCAACAAACAGTCATGTCAATTAACACTTGAACATCTATTTCATAGCTTCTTCTGGTATTCAGATCTCGAGGGAATCTACCTGAATAATCGTACTGATCTTGATACTTCAGGCTTCATTTTAATGACAATTGATAATAATTATCTTAATCCTAATCTAATTCGCATTCGTATCTGTTACACTCGTCACTTCCCTCTTCTCATCTCTCTTCCTTGTTTCTCGAACTAGGAATGaattaactttttttttttcaaatttcgaTCTTCGAGAAAAAGAGACTTGATATAATTAATACAAAGGGAGAAACATATTAATCAAGTGAGAAATACAGCCATGTACACATCCATCCGACAATTGGGATACTGGACAGCGTAACCACCCCAGTTCAACGGTTACAAAGCTCCAAACTACAGTCATCAACTTCAATTACACATATAAAATACACATCAAACTAAACATCTAACTCCCAAGAATCCCCCTCCACTTATGAAAACAGACACCTAACACCACCACATAGACTGGACATTTCCCCCTCCTGTACGGAACTATCTCCATCATGTCCGTAATAAACAAAGGAAATATTCTGTAAGGGCTCACACCGTCCACCTCAATGACCTTGTTTACAATGTCCACATCTAACTCTGCTTCAAATGCCGCCCACAACATCAAAACCAGCACTCTTTAATAACCCTAAACTATATCAACGTCTATTTTCAAGAACAAATCGCCTCAACTCTACATGGTCACATAGGTAACAACCTAAAACTACCAAAAACAACGGAAAGCTTCTTCATTGCAATTGACCTTACTCATAAGTTTTTTAACGAACAGAGGAAATATCCTGTAGTTCGAAACATTGTCAATCCTAAGGTCCTGTTCAATTATCTTCCTGTCAGCTTCAATCTCGAATATACACCAAAGTAACCACCATCAACTGCTCTACTTCTTTCcttcaatatatttaaaaCATAATTCACCGTGTCACTCCCATAATAGTATTCCGCCAGTTCCTTCATCACTACCCTCTTGGGCTGCTCTAGAGTTTCTGGGTCTGTTATTGTTATGGTCTGTTCACCAAGAAGAGCGTCCCGGAACCCAGTATCGATAAATGATCTGTGACCCTCATACCAGCTTTCACCTGTTGTAATTCTCCCTTGAATAACTAGGTCCATAATATTCAGCTTTTTTCCTATTATTTCCTTCCACAGAAGCCTAAACACAACAATCAAATCAACATTCACCGGTATCAACTCCTCCACCAATGTAACCGACCAACTGTAAAATCTGCAAAATTTGACatacattttcttcaattcattCATATTTCTCAGATGACGGACAACGAATGGATGGCCTTCTTCTATATTCAATTCTGCTTGCTGAGAGATAAAGTATCTGGTGTCGACAGCAGCAAACAGCATGAGAAGCTCAGGTACTAATGCACCGACAAATTTCCTCTTCACTGTTTGACATCTACAGTCGTACTTCCAAGTAAAACACTCCCCACACAGCGCCTCTGGCTTTTTCATTATCCATCTCAAAGCTTTTGGTGGATAAATTTCAGAAAGCATGTTTTTCATTTCCTCATTCCAGCAAACCCTACAACGGCACCCAGGGATCTTCTACTGTCCGGTAATGCCCTCAGTATCCTCATTAGATGGCCCCTATCGTCATTGTCTTCCCCCGTCTTATTACTTCGGTTGAACTTGTATACTCGATTTTGATTAATTACTCTTGTCACTTCTGTGGAAATCTGGTTTTCTCTCTCCCTGCTCTGACCGCAGCATCTGGCATGGCCCTCGAATGGAAAGGCGTAGAAGGCAGCATCCTGGTTCGGGATATAAATATCCCGTTGAGATCCATGCACCAGACATGAGAAGTTTTGTCATCTTATTGATGAGTTTGATTACCTTTGTTCTGATCTCAGCTACAACGGCATCTTCCGGCCTCCCccatttcaaataatgtgGAGCAGCATGGCATTGACGgcagaattttcaatacaCTATTTGTCATTGGATCTTCCTGCATAAGGTCaatgttattattacctAGAACGGTCATATAATCAGTTACAGGACTTCCGAAAGTAAACCATTCTCTCAAAGCTGTTTGACACGCATCAAATTCTATGTGAAGATCATTCTTAGTCGgtgaaataaaatttagCGACAGAGTCTTGGTACCCAAACTGACAGAGCCCTTTTCCAAATCTGTTGTGACAAAGTTACGGGCTGCCATGTCCTCCTCTTTCATGACTTTCGAGTATAACGTTTTGAACTATCCATAAAAGTGTGCTCCCATGTTGACATCATCTACAACCCTCTGTGATTCCTCCTCGTTGATCTCTGAAAAACCAAACACCTTGataaacaatttgataGCATCCAGTATGTGTCTGTAGGCTCTAACATGGAGTCGTGGACAGGGTTGCCCATGTGATACCCGTTGGTTGAAGTTGAAGCAGCAGGAATGAACCCATCTCGTGAAATACTCGTGGCAACCCCCTTCGATCAATAATCATAAATTGTATCGTACTAAATAGAGACGCATTGCccttcattttcaagattgtTCAAAGCTTCTATTCTATGTTGTGGCAAAAAGTCCTTGTCTCTGAGAAATGATAATCTGTGCCCATTAATCGAAAAATAAAGAGGGTACGCCAACCGCCTTCCGTATTCTTCAACAGAGCGTTTAGTTGAATCCTTGATGAATGCATTTCTACCAACATGAAAGTCCCTGCCAAAGTATAGCTTCCCATTTCTTCTAGCATTGGCATAAGCTTCCTTTAAAATCTTTCTGTAAAATGCTCTCATTTCCTCTGCATTATATGACGTAATAATATCGTAGTCTTCTTCAGTAAAATTGAAGGAGCTGGTATCTATAATCGTCGAGCTGACTCTATTATCTCTTGTCTGTTCTACGCTGTCGAACACATCATTCATTTCGGGCATTTCTTCCTTCCTTGGATGTGTCCTTTTCAGGTAAATGTAGTTTCTTCCCTTTAAGGAGACACGATGGCATCTTTCCACAAATGTTCTTTTAAGTCTCCTTTTGTTTCTTGTACATAGCGTGCTTCCTTTATGGAGGATAGTGCCATCGTACATCTCACAGAATTGGTAAGCCTGATGGTCCACCAATTTTGCAGCTCCCCCAGAGATGTATTCAAAGATTACAGTTCCAGATCTGTCGATTACGTCATATTGTTGTAATACTTGTGCGTTTAATAGCTCTATCTTTGGCTTAGAAAGTCATCGATGTAACGACTGATTTTGCAATAATTTTACGATTTCTTTAATCAACAATCCATCCTTCCACAAGGGAAGGACGTGCGTTAATAGTAACTTTCATTGATTGACTCTCATATTTAGCTGTGCTTATTGTTACTTTTCTCGATAATGTTGATGAATGGAAcaacttcttcaagatCAGATCTTCGCTTTTATCTTTTTCGtagaaaaaacaaaattttgtagtGACGCGTCAGTAACAGTAGATCCGTGATATGTAGAGGATAAAGTCCTGATCTCTGCTCCATTCATAGGTGCAATCTGTGTTAGTACCAATAGAAGACGATGAACTAAAAAGTGCCACGTGAGTTCGCAGGAGAACAGAGGTCATGGCCAATCGCTCTTAACCAAGGCGATGGGACGCTAGAGTCTGGTGTAGCCTCGTCTATTAAAGACCATATTACGAGCTTTCCTTATATAAGAATCTAGAACCGTactatttaattttatacaTACTTCATAAACATCTAAACTATAGCTTTATTTCAGTAAAACAAGTATAAACCGCCAAGAAGTACTTATTCAATGTATAGGTGCATGTTTTAATCAGAGTTTAAAAACGAAATAAAGCCTACGTACACAACCTATAATATCCAAAGGAAGGCACTTGCCATAGCCAACATCAACAAAGTAAAGATTAAACTGAGGaaaaaatctttctttcctttAAAGGTACCCAGCAATGTTTTAAAGCCTTTTTGCGGTGAAATTAATATCACAAATGTCATCCACGCACTGAAGATATACAATGTTAGAAATAAACAAACGAATGATTTGATAATCACGTTTCTAAGATCCTTGCGAGCGGccaatttttcttcgtACGAGGAAAATGACTTCATTCtaaaaatattggaatATATAAAGACAGTACCAAAGAAACaagatatcaaaattagaaTAACAGCTAATATAACCTGTTACTTTGTATAGAGAAATATACTTCAGACAGTTTGCCTTCTCTGTTATAAATGATTCCATAAAATGTTCAGTACTGATAACAGATTTATATATCTCAGTTGCCCACCTCCCCATTCGGTGTGTGCAATATTATTGGAACACTAAAATTGTGCGGATAAAGAAACTTTGGCTgcatgaaaaaaatcatctgACTTTCTGAGCACCAGTGTAATTGAATGGTATTTTTCGACATGCATGATTATCACTTTCATTAGGAAGGCCAAGAAAGATTTCTATTATGTATGCATGTGCTTCTATTTTTGCAACCACATTTATTAAACCATAATAGTTTCAAAGATTAGCTTTGGCTGGACACATCCGCCGTACGCAACAATATGGCATGCTACTCTAGTACCAAGAAAAGAGGCAATAATAAATAACTTATATCGCGAAGAAGTGCAGTAGATAAATACGCCCATAAAGACTTTTTCATAAAGTTATTGAAGCTTAAAAGATTTTTCggtaaaaataaaaaaaaagactgTATGCTTGCATATTGTTATGAGTATTCGCAAAAATATTAAACTCTCATTGGAATTACTGAGCTTGAAATCAACTACGGAAAAAGACACAACATTCGTAGGGCTATTGTCTCAACGGTTGCTACTCTTTTCAGTCGATGTGATAAATCACTTCAATAATGAAGCCTAAGCAACAAAACAAACAATTCTACATGTTGCTTTCGCGGGATGTATCCACGAACTAACTGTTTTCGCACATTTTTATCGTTAGCATCGattacaaaagaaattgaaaattcataaAATATTGTTATATAAATCCTCTGTATTATTAACTTTGAGGCATGCTACCGCTTAATgtaatttgaatatttttttagaGATTCAAACAAGAAATACATTCTGAAATCCAAGATTCTATAACTATCCAGTATGTTTACAAAAGTCCGAACTTACATCATCCCTAtttgtatcactttatGTTTACTTCAATCAATAACATTGGTAGATACTCTTGTATCCGCTTCTGGTGTAGCTACACCtgatgaatatattgaGCTTGCAAAAAGAAGTATCAAAAATGCTTCCCTCGGGGCAGGATTGGGCATCTCTGGTGCGCTAGCTGGTGTTGCTGGTTATTTTACCAAAACTATCTGCGCTGCAGGTGGTGCCATGGCAACTGTTTTCGGGACATTGGAAGGAAAGTTGGCCTGTGCTGCTTCTGCTGCTGTCTTCTTGGTACTCAGTGCTGTTACTGGTGCCTTGGCTGCTGGAGATACTACTGCCATTACAAAACGTGATTTATCATCAAGTATCTATACTGGATATCTTTATCACAATTTAACGGGTATTCATTATAGCTTAAATTCAGCCCCAATCGAGTTGACTCCTTACTACAATGATGTGGTATCCGTATTGATCGAGAAGGCAAATATTACCAATGTAAAAGTCGCTGACCATATTGCTGCTAACAACGAAACTTTGAATATTAAGCGTGATGAATCCATTCTAATTCACTCACTACACTTTGAACACAATGGCTATAAAATGCATGGTTTCCATTTTGATAACACTATTGAGTCTTACCTGGAAGCATTTGTCTCATATAATGAAAACAGCACGGAAAGCTTGCAAAAGCGTGGGACAGCAACTCTTGATTGGGCCTCTTTTACAGAGGCTTGGTCTGATACgcaacaagaagaagaagctaGTGGAAATGCAtctgaagaaattgataatggTTGGGAAGATTGGGACTTCGCAAAATGGATTGAACACGATACCGGTAATAAATACTGCCTAGGTGTTGAATGGACGTCCGACAGATCCGAATTTATGGCGGGAGAATTGTACTTCAACGCATACGGTGGTGTGGATGGAGAATGCTGGGACATATTGGAGTAATTTTATTAGTTCATTCATATGTGCTTTATTTTTCTaacttctttgatttttttaattttttctcaattctATTCTAATGAGTGACTAGCTATATAGTCAATCATATATGTTGTTGGCAAAATGTagagttttttttttcaattactAGTAATGCCTTTGGCTTAAGTATAGTTATTTCCTCTGATATAAAACGTTAGTTACAGTCGCAGGCAGCAACGTTATCACTTATCCTTGAAACGCAAGATAGTTTACTGAAGACCACTGTTCTCCGAAGCAAGCTCAGGCTACTTCATAGCAGCGATTTGGATAACGACTTATCTGGTAGGCGTATTTCTAAATTGAAAGGGTCTCATGAGATACACATCTACCTGGACCACCATAATTTCAATTAGTTCCATGATAGGACTAGCTAcaacttttttattttaaatattacGGAACACTCCAACACTTGGTTCTCAGACTGCGGGGGAGAGCGCTACAACACTGCAAAATTTAGTCCATTGGCATTTACAATTTTATGCTCCATCAGCCTTAATATATGTGTATGGCTATGAAACGTTATTCTTGGCCACTTAGATGTAACTCTTTGCTAAACTTGAATGGACATCGCCAGCAGAGaagcaattttttataGTTACCATTTGAGCCTTTTTGTCACCGATTTCTACCAAACTGAATGCAATCGTCATAAAGTAGCAGGAGCAAAGTTGTGGCTTGTTGCATATGAGAGGGTTTGATAAAA
The genomic region above belongs to Kazachstania africana CBS 2517 chromosome 7, complete genome and contains:
- the KAFR0G00095 gene encoding uncharacterized protein, with the protein product MYDGTILHKGSTLCTRNKRRLKRTFVERCHRVSLKGRNYIYLKRTHPRKEEMPEMNDVFDSVEQTRDNRVSSTIIDTSSFNFTEEDYDIITSYNAEEMRAFYRKILKEAYANARRNGKLYFGRDFHVGRNAFIKDSTKRSVEEYGRRLAYPLYFSINGHRLSFLRDKDFLPQHRIEALNNLENEGQCVSI
- the KAFR0G00100 gene encoding uncharacterized protein gives rise to the protein MFTKVRTYIIPICITLCLLQSITLVDTLVSASGVATPDEYIELAKRSIKNASLGAGLGISGALAGVAGYFTKTICAAGGAMATVFGTLEGKLACAASAAVFLVLSAVTGALAAGDTTAITKRDLSSSIYTGYLYHNLTGIHYSLNSAPIELTPYYNDVVSVLIEKANITNVKVADHIAANNETLNIKRDESILIHSLHFEHNGYKMHGFHFDNTIESYLEAFVSYNENSTESLQKRGTATLDWASFTEAWSDTQQEEEASGNASEEIDNGWEDWDFAKWIEHDTGNKYCLGVEWTSDRSEFMAGELYFNAYGGVDGECWDILE